The sequence below is a genomic window from Microbacterium abyssi.
CACGGCGATCATGCGCCGCCCACTCCACTGTGCGAGCAGACCGACGGCGATCAGGATTCCGATGATCGTCAGGATCGCGGCCTGGAACGCGGGCGGATGCTCAGCGGGATCACCCTGGACGACGACGGTCGCGACACCCAGCGCGGCGAGCGCAGCCAGAGCGCCGTTGCCGGCGGTCAGCACCCGCGCGGCTAGCAGTTCGTGACGTTCGGCAGACGACTCCTCGGCGCCTTCCGCGCGGAGGGACGCAGTGCGGCTCATGTGCGACCGGGGACGGGGAGGTACCCGTCTTCGACTCCGCGTCGGTACAGCTCGACCTTGGTCGGGGCGGGGCGCCCGAGCCGCTGATAGACCAGTTTGATCCGCTTGAGGTGGTCATTGACCGTGTTCTCGCTGATCCCGAGTCGCGTCGCGACCTGCTTGGCTCCGATGCCGGAGGCGTACAGTGCGAGCACGCTCCGCTCGCGGTCGGTGAGCGGAGCGCTCTCCAGGTCGGGGTCCGCGTCGACGGTCACGGCCCATTCGGTGTCGACGATCGGCTCTCCGCGCGCCGCACGCTGGATCGCCGACAGGATCGCCGACGGCGGCGCGGACTTCCGCACCACCCCCAGCGCGTCGGTGCGGAGCGCCTCGCGAACGAGGAAGCGGTCCTCGCCCGAGGTCAGGAAAAGCACCGCGGCCTCGCGTTCCCGCAGTCGTTGCACGTTCTCGACGGGGGTGGTCCCATCGCGGAGCATGAGGTCGAGCACCACGAGATCGGGGTGCAGATCGGCCTGCCGGAGCTCACCGACCGACGAGACGGCTCCGACGAACTCGAGATCGCTCGCGCCGTCGATGAGCGGACCGATCGCCAGACCGACCAGTGCGTGGTCGTCGACGATCGCGACGCTGAATGTGCCCGCCATGGCTCAAACCTAGAGCAGTCCAGACATGCCGACACCTGGTTGCCGGTCGGTGCCAGACTGGATGCATGGCCCTGCACATCACCGACGACGCCGCTGCCGACCGGCTGCTCACCGAGAATCCGCTCGCCCTCCTGATCGGCATGCTCCTCGACCAGCAGGTCCCGATGGAGACGGCGTTCGCCGGACCGCTGAAGATCGAGCAGCGCACGGGGCGGGTCGATGCTGTCGCGATCGCCGGGATGGAGCCGGATCGCCTCTTGGAGGCGTTCAAGGAGACGCCGGCCGTGCACCGGTTCCCCGGCTCGATGGCGACTCGCGTGCAGACGCTGTGCCAGGAGCTCGTCGACTCCTGGGGCGGCGATGCCTCGGCCCTGTGGACACAGGGGGACCCGGACGGGGCGGAGGTGCTGCGCCGTCTGAAGAAGCTGCCGGGCTTCGGCGAGCAGAAGGCGAAGATCTTCCTCGCACTGCTGGGCAAGCAGTACGGATTCACGGGTGAAGGCTGGCGCGAAGCCGCCGGAGCCTACGGCGAGGAGGGGTCGTACCGCAGCGTCGCCGACATCGTCTCGCCCGAATCGCTCACCAAGGTGCGCGAGCACAAGCGGGCCATGAAATCCGCCGCGAAACTTGACGGGGCGCGGTTGAGCGAGCGCAGCGAGTCGAAACCCAGAAAGGGCTGATCATGCAGAAGACAGGGGGCAGCGTCGGCGCCTTCATCGCCGATGTCACGCCGGCAGTGCGGCGCCGGGATGCCGAGACGCTGACCGCGCTGCTGCAGGAGATCTCCGGCCGCGAACCCGAGCTGTGGGGCACGATCATCGGATTCGGCAGCTGCCATTACCGCTACCCGACCGGCAACGAAGGCGACATGCCGGTGCTCGGCTTCGCCCCGCGCAAGGGCGCGTCGACGCTCTATCTCGACAGCACCTACAGGCACCGCGACGCGCTCGCGGGGCTCGGACCGCACACCGTCGGCGCGGGCTGCCTGTACATCAAGGACCTCGAGAAGGTCGACCTCGACGTGCTCCGTCCGATCCTCGAGGACGTACTCGCGTGGACCGAGGCCGGCGGCGACGACTACGCCCGCATCACCGTGATCGACTGAAGATCGTCCGCGGCGGCGTTGTCAAGGCCGCTGCGCCGCGTCGCCCGACGTCGCATGATGGAGGCGGCCGACAGAAGGAGCCGCATGTCGAGGAACGTCCGAAAGCTGCTTTGTCCACCAGATTCCGTGTTCCGCGTCCTCGCGGACGGGTGGCTGTACCCCTCCTGGGTCGTCGGAGCGTCGCGCATGCGTGACGTCGACCCCGAGTGGCCACGGGCCGGAGCGCGGCTGCACCACTCCGTCGGCGTGTGGCCCGCGCTGCTCGACGACACCACGAGCAGCGTGAGGTGGCATCCTCCTCACCAGATGGTGATGACCGCGCGAGGATGGCCTCTCGGCGAAGCCCGGGTGACAGTCGACGTCAAGACCGCGGCAGGAGGATGCCTGGTGCGAATCCAGGAGGAGGCGATCAGCGGGCCGGCCAAGGCGATACCGGCCGCCGTCGCGGACATCCTTCTGCAGTGGCGCAACGCCGAGACTCTGCATCGGCTGGCGTATCTGGCCGAGGGGCTCGCGCCGCAGCACGTCGCATCGGAGACCGCTTGATGGCGCGCTCGTTCGACGTCGACGCGACCGTCGTCGGAGCAGGTCCCAACGGGCTCGCGGCCGCCGTGACCCTGGCGCGAGCCGGACTCAGCGTGCGTGTCTTCGAGCGCGCACCGAGCGCCGGCGGCGGAGCGGCGACCGCGGAGCTCACACTGCCGGGATTCCGTCACGATGTGTGCTCGGCGGTGCACCCGCTGGCTTTCGAGTCCCGGTTCTTCCGCGAGTTCGGGCTGGCTCGGCGGGTGGAGTTCGCCGTGCCGGAGATCTCGTTCGCACACCCGCTCGATGGCGGCCGCGCGGGGATCGCGCATCGCTCGCTGGCCCGCACCGCGGAGGGACTCGGTGCCGATGGCACGGCGTACGCACGGCTGATGCGGCCGCTGGTCGACCGCGCGACGCGAGTGTCGGACTTCACCGGAGACACGCTTCTGCGCGTGCCGCGTGACATCCCGACCGCGGCCGTGTTCGGCGCGGCGGCTCTGGAGCAGGGCAGCCCGCTGTGGAATCTCCGATTCCGCGAGGACGTCGCACCGGCCATGCTCACCGGCGTGGCCGCGCACACGATCCTGCCCATGCCGGGTCTCGCGGGCTCGGGCGCGGGGCTCGCGTTGACGGCGTATGCGCATGCGAAGGGGTGGCCGATCCCGATCGGCGGAAGCCAGGCGATCGTCGACGCCATGATCGCCGACCTTCGCGCGCATGGCGGCGAGCTCGTGACGGACCACGAGGTGGCATCTCTGGACGAGCTGCCGCCGTCGCGGGTCACCCTGCTCGATGTCACCCCTCGCGCGCTGAGTCGGATGGCCAGCGATCGGATGCCGGACGCCTACCGTCGCGCGCTGGCGCGCTTCCGCTACGGAAACGCCGTGGCGAAGGTCGACTTCGCTCTGTCCGACCCCGTGCCGTGGACGAATCCGGAACTCCGACGAGCGGGAACGCTCCATCTCGGCGGCACGCGCGAGGAGATCGCTGCCGCCGAGAACGCCGTCACGCGCGGCATCCTCTCCGACGCTCCCTATGTTCTCGTCTCACAGCCCTCGATGTTCGACCAGACCCGCGCTCCTGCCGGTCAGCACACCCTCTGGGCCTACACGCACGTGCCGGCCGCATCACAAGAGGACAGGTCGGAGGCGATCATCCGGCAGATCGAACGTTTCGCGCCAGGGTTCCGCGACACGATCCTGTCGACCTCGTCGCGGACGGCCATCGAGGTCGAACGCCACAACCCGAACTACGTGCGCGGCGATATCTCCTCGGGCAGCCCTGACCTCATGCAGCTGCTGCGTCGGCCGGTGCTGAGGCCGGATCCGTGGTGCACCCCGATGCCGGGCGTCTACCTCTGCGGCGCCTCCACGACCCCTGGCCCCGGCGTGCACGGACTGCCCGGCTGGCACGCGGCCCTGAGCGCGCTCAGGCACGACTTCGGCAGCCGCGCGCTGCCGGATCTCTCGCCGACCTCCGACGAAGCGGCGTGACATCCGTCAGCTGCGCCCGTAGCGCGCCACGATCTCCTCGGTCAGCGACGGCCAGATGCGCTTGTGCTCGTCGCCGAACGCGACGCCCGACAGGAACGCGGCCGCCAGGTCACGGGAGCGGTCGATGAACAGGAAGCTGCCCTGTCCGCCGAAGTGCCCGGCGGTCTCCGGCGGCATGGCGTCGCCGAGCCAGTGCGGGCTCTTGGCGCCCTTGAGCTCGAACCCCAGCCCCCACTGGTTGTCGTCGAAAGAACCGTAGCCGGGCACGACACCGCGCAGTCCGCGCCGCGAGACCATGAGCGCGAGGTCGCGCAGCTCGACGGGGACCAGTGTCGGACGCAGTACCTCGCGGCCGAACTTCATCAGGTCATCGATCGACGCTCGGTACCCGGCCGACGGACGACCGCTCACGTCGATGTCGCGCATGCCCAGGGGACCGGTGACCTCACGAGTCATCCAATCGGCGAACGGCTCGCCCACCGCTTCGGCGACGTGCGCGCCGAGAGCGTCGAACCCGGCGTTCGAGTAGATGCGGCGCGTTCCGGCAGCCGCCTGTGTCTGCTCGCCCTCGAACGGCAGCCCGCTGGTGTGGTCGAGCAGATTGAGCAGCGTCGACCCTTCCGGGCCGGCCGGCTCGTCGAGGTCGACCAGCCCGCGCTCGACGGCGATCAGCGCACCCCACGCCGAGATGGGCTTCGACACCGACGCGAGCGCAAGCGCCGCGCGCGCGTCGCCCTGCACCGCGAGAGTCTGCTCCGAACCGGTCACCCCCACCAGTGCCGCATGAGGGAAGCCTTCTGTCGCTGCGAAAGTCGTCGTCTCCACGCTGCCATCGTCGCACGACCTGCCATCGGCGCGCGGGGCACGGCACACGTGCGTCAGCCGCCGCAGACCTCCGCTCGCCCCTCGCCCACCCGCACGTGCGGCGATCCGGCCGCGTGCCGAAGCCAGCGGCGATCGTGCGTGACTGTGACGACCGCGCCCGGATGCGACTGGACGGCATGCTCGAGCTGCTCGACCAGTTCGGGGTCGAGATGGTTCGTCGGCTCGTCCATCAGCAGCAGATCGCTGGGAACGCTCAGCGCCATAGCCAGGTCGAGCCGGCGCCGCTGACCGATCGACAGATCGCGCACCGGACGCTCGAACTCCTCCTCAGGCAGCAGTCCCAGCGCCAGCAGCCTCGCCGCCGCATCATCACGGAAGGCCGAGACGGCACGCGCGAACGCGTCGACGACCGCGCCGGCTGGTGGTGCCGTGACGTCCTGACGCAGCCAGGAGACGCGCAGTCCGGGTGCCCGTTCGACGAAGCCGGCCTCGGGAGCGAGCTCACCGGCGAGCAACCGCAGCAACGTCGTCTTTCCCGAACCGTTCGGGCCGATCACGGACCAGCGCTGTCCAGCGTGCAGCATCCATCCTGCCATCCGGATCCGCGGCTCGGCGTCCCGGCGCACGCCCTCGATCAAGACGAGCGGGCTCTCGGAGGAGGGCGCGGAGCCGGCGCCGAGGTCGGCGGCGAACCGCAGCGGCTCCGGCGGCGGCGCGACCGGCTCGGCACGCAACCGGGCTACCCGCTCTTTCGCCATGCGGATACGGCCCATGGCGCCGTGATCGCGACTGCGTGCGCGGAACGCGCCATGACCGAATCCGTCGAGCTCGAGCTTGCGCGGGATCGCGCTGAGGCGGAAGCCGTTCGCCGCCACGAGCCCCTCGTTGCGGGCGAGCTCGGCCTTCCAT
It includes:
- a CDS encoding LuxR C-terminal-related transcriptional regulator, producing the protein MAGTFSVAIVDDHALVGLAIGPLIDGASDLEFVGAVSSVGELRQADLHPDLVVLDLMLRDGTTPVENVQRLREREAAVLFLTSGEDRFLVREALRTDALGVVRKSAPPSAILSAIQRAARGEPIVDTEWAVTVDADPDLESAPLTDRERSVLALYASGIGAKQVATRLGISENTVNDHLKRIKLVYQRLGRPAPTKVELYRRGVEDGYLPVPGRT
- a CDS encoding HhH-GPD-type base excision DNA repair protein, whose amino-acid sequence is MALHITDDAAADRLLTENPLALLIGMLLDQQVPMETAFAGPLKIEQRTGRVDAVAIAGMEPDRLLEAFKETPAVHRFPGSMATRVQTLCQELVDSWGGDASALWTQGDPDGAEVLRRLKKLPGFGEQKAKIFLALLGKQYGFTGEGWREAAGAYGEEGSYRSVADIVSPESLTKVREHKRAMKSAAKLDGARLSERSESKPRKG
- a CDS encoding DUF1801 domain-containing protein, which encodes MQKTGGSVGAFIADVTPAVRRRDAETLTALLQEISGREPELWGTIIGFGSCHYRYPTGNEGDMPVLGFAPRKGASTLYLDSTYRHRDALAGLGPHTVGAGCLYIKDLEKVDLDVLRPILEDVLAWTEAGGDDYARITVID
- a CDS encoding SRPBCC family protein → MSRNVRKLLCPPDSVFRVLADGWLYPSWVVGASRMRDVDPEWPRAGARLHHSVGVWPALLDDTTSSVRWHPPHQMVMTARGWPLGEARVTVDVKTAAGGCLVRIQEEAISGPAKAIPAAVADILLQWRNAETLHRLAYLAEGLAPQHVASETA
- a CDS encoding phytoene desaturase family protein, whose protein sequence is MARSFDVDATVVGAGPNGLAAAVTLARAGLSVRVFERAPSAGGGAATAELTLPGFRHDVCSAVHPLAFESRFFREFGLARRVEFAVPEISFAHPLDGGRAGIAHRSLARTAEGLGADGTAYARLMRPLVDRATRVSDFTGDTLLRVPRDIPTAAVFGAAALEQGSPLWNLRFREDVAPAMLTGVAAHTILPMPGLAGSGAGLALTAYAHAKGWPIPIGGSQAIVDAMIADLRAHGGELVTDHEVASLDELPPSRVTLLDVTPRALSRMASDRMPDAYRRALARFRYGNAVAKVDFALSDPVPWTNPELRRAGTLHLGGTREEIAAAENAVTRGILSDAPYVLVSQPSMFDQTRAPAGQHTLWAYTHVPAASQEDRSEAIIRQIERFAPGFRDTILSTSSRTAIEVERHNPNYVRGDISSGSPDLMQLLRRPVLRPDPWCTPMPGVYLCGASTTPGPGVHGLPGWHAALSALRHDFGSRALPDLSPTSDEAA
- a CDS encoding serine hydrolase domain-containing protein; its protein translation is METTTFAATEGFPHAALVGVTGSEQTLAVQGDARAALALASVSKPISAWGALIAVERGLVDLDEPAGPEGSTLLNLLDHTSGLPFEGEQTQAAAGTRRIYSNAGFDALGAHVAEAVGEPFADWMTREVTGPLGMRDIDVSGRPSAGYRASIDDLMKFGREVLRPTLVPVELRDLALMVSRRGLRGVVPGYGSFDDNQWGLGFELKGAKSPHWLGDAMPPETAGHFGGQGSFLFIDRSRDLAAAFLSGVAFGDEHKRIWPSLTEEIVARYGRS
- a CDS encoding ABC-F family ATP-binding cassette domain-containing protein translates to MFPSALSTPSRRDHRMCALRSATVRFADRVVLDRVDLVVGRTDRLAIIGDNGAGKSTLLDLIAGPVIPVSGEARVVIPGGIAHAAQDPRFPDAATVQDAVDLLIADLRALEQDIQTVSERLAHAVGAVQSGLLDELAELIDRFESRDGYRVDARIDAALDQLGVGGLDRRRPVAELSGGERARLALAVALSSMAELLLLDEPTNDLDDAALAWLEERLSGHRGALVVVTHDRAFLERFADDIVHVQDAALRRYGDGYAGFLVARATERRRQAERHEEWKAELARNEGLVAANGFRLSAIPRKLELDGFGHGAFRARSRDHGAMGRIRMAKERVARLRAEPVAPPPEPLRFAADLGAGSAPSSESPLVLIEGVRRDAEPRIRMAGWMLHAGQRWSVIGPNGSGKTTLLRLLAGELAPEAGFVERAPGLRVSWLRQDVTAPPAGAVVDAFARAVSAFRDDAAARLLALGLLPEEEFERPVRDLSIGQRRRLDLAMALSVPSDLLLMDEPTNHLDPELVEQLEHAVQSHPGAVVTVTHDRRWLRHAAGSPHVRVGEGRAEVCGG